In Fibrobacter sp. UWB2, the following are encoded in one genomic region:
- a CDS encoding 50S ribosomal protein L11 methyltransferase translates to MQKIETWYKAEGNCPDEEYEIASYLLFEAGVATLEELDPVTAGHTEFCFYTGDKAERDRIVAEFPQYNFKVTEEPAKDWDKWWRDRAQPVAVSEHLWVRPPWVEFTPEDPEAVVLELEAKTAFGTGEHETTSSCAALMENVDFKGKTVLDIGTGTGILAMFARRKGASLAVGTEIDPLTIPCIAENFERNGFGESDCVLGFLDAFKDGTKFDVILCNMIRSELWPLRDDIEDLLTEGGELIISGQLEVEKDYILKWFEEAGFKVSVERTKGEWWSVLAHS, encoded by the coding sequence ATGCAGAAAATTGAAACTTGGTACAAGGCTGAGGGCAATTGCCCCGATGAAGAATATGAAATTGCAAGCTACCTGCTTTTCGAGGCGGGTGTTGCGACGCTCGAAGAACTCGACCCGGTGACCGCTGGCCACACGGAGTTCTGTTTTTACACGGGCGACAAGGCGGAACGCGACCGCATCGTGGCGGAATTTCCGCAGTACAATTTCAAGGTCACCGAAGAGCCTGCAAAGGATTGGGACAAGTGGTGGCGTGACCGTGCGCAGCCGGTGGCTGTGAGCGAGCACCTTTGGGTGCGTCCACCTTGGGTGGAATTCACGCCGGAAGATCCTGAAGCGGTTGTCTTGGAGCTTGAGGCAAAGACTGCATTTGGAACGGGCGAGCACGAAACGACGAGTAGCTGTGCTGCGCTTATGGAAAACGTTGATTTCAAGGGCAAGACTGTTCTCGACATTGGAACGGGTACGGGCATCTTGGCGATGTTTGCTCGTCGTAAGGGCGCAAGCCTCGCGGTGGGTACGGAAATCGACCCGCTTACGATTCCTTGCATTGCGGAAAATTTTGAACGTAATGGTTTTGGCGAAAGCGACTGCGTGCTCGGTTTCTTGGATGCGTTTAAGGATGGAACGAAGTTCGACGTGATTCTCTGCAACATGATTCGCAGTGAACTTTGGCCGCTTCGCGACGACATCGAAGACTTGCTCACCGAAGGCGGCGAACTGATCATCAGCGGTCAGCTCGAAGTCGAAAAGGATTACATCCTCAAGTGGTTCGAAGAAGCCGGCTTTAAAGTCTCCGTCGAACGCACCAAGGGGGAGTGGTGGAGTGTGCTTGCGCACTCCTAA
- a CDS encoding YgiQ family radical SAM protein yields MYDPRFLPICKEDLDELGWDYVDVIIISADAYVDHPCFGHAVVGRLLEHEGLRVAILPQPNWRDDLRDFKKLGTPRLFFAISSGMDSMVNHYTAAKRLRSDDAFTPGNKAGFRPDYATYTYAKILKKLYPDVPLLIGGLESSLRRVTHYDYWSNKLKPSILFDTQADILVYGMGEKPLKEIVRLLKKGVPFSSLNSVPQTAYLAPKRSVPKNSKWEDLRLYSYEECLESKRNQIENCRRVDIECNKWFQHRILQDVAEQTVVINPAYPPMEYGELDESFEYPYAREPHPRYKKRGNIPAFDMIKFSINTHRGCFGGCSFCAINAHQGKFIASRSRESILREVDIVTNMEGFAGTITDLGGPSANMYNMRGRDPSRCQKCARASCLTPKICDNMDTHHAEILSLYREVRNHPKVKHLFIGSGVRYDMLLQETDDEELRKDHEEYARELIDYHVSGRLKVAPEHTSDAVLKLMRKPSFTLFHKFKEFFDDECKRIGKKQQLIPYFISSHPGCTEADMAELALETKQLGFQLEQVQDFTPTPMTIATEMFYAEMTPDGKPLFVAKTPEEKANQKQFFFWYIPANRPHLREVLERLKMGKVSRLLLSRTAMAEGKEYFPSKEREENEDFRNREMQKRDERTNALRPKKEKVKNRWRDDGYESRGFNEGRENRGESQREPRESQFREERFSESRGNRFGENRRDFHRDERRDFDRRGNVFDERRGNQQNAPFREHRNIEDKNRFNSGEINLASRRSHGKGFKKPSFKK; encoded by the coding sequence ATGTACGATCCTCGATTTTTACCCATTTGCAAAGAAGACCTGGACGAACTCGGTTGGGATTACGTTGACGTGATTATCATCAGCGCCGACGCTTACGTGGACCACCCCTGCTTTGGGCATGCGGTTGTCGGGCGACTTTTGGAACATGAGGGTTTGCGCGTAGCGATTTTGCCGCAGCCGAACTGGCGCGATGACTTGCGCGATTTTAAGAAGCTTGGCACTCCGAGACTTTTCTTTGCGATTTCGAGCGGCATGGATTCCATGGTGAACCACTACACCGCCGCAAAGCGCCTCCGCAGTGACGACGCCTTTACGCCGGGGAACAAAGCCGGATTCCGCCCAGATTACGCGACATACACATACGCAAAAATTTTGAAGAAGCTCTACCCCGACGTGCCACTGCTCATTGGCGGCCTCGAATCGAGCTTGCGCCGCGTGACGCATTACGACTACTGGAGCAACAAACTCAAGCCGAGCATTCTGTTCGATACGCAGGCCGACATTCTCGTTTACGGCATGGGCGAAAAGCCGCTGAAAGAAATCGTTCGCTTGCTCAAAAAAGGCGTTCCGTTCTCGAGCCTGAATTCCGTTCCGCAAACCGCCTACTTGGCGCCCAAGAGAAGCGTTCCGAAGAACAGCAAGTGGGAAGACTTGCGACTCTACAGCTACGAAGAATGTCTAGAAAGCAAGAGGAACCAAATCGAGAACTGCCGCCGGGTGGATATCGAATGCAACAAGTGGTTCCAGCACCGCATTCTGCAAGATGTCGCCGAACAGACCGTGGTAATCAACCCCGCGTACCCGCCGATGGAATACGGCGAACTCGACGAAAGCTTTGAATACCCCTACGCCCGCGAGCCGCACCCGCGCTACAAAAAACGCGGCAACATTCCGGCGTTCGACATGATCAAGTTCAGCATCAACACGCACCGTGGCTGTTTTGGCGGTTGCAGTTTCTGCGCCATCAACGCACACCAGGGCAAGTTCATCGCAAGCCGTAGCCGCGAAAGCATTCTGCGCGAAGTCGACATCGTCACCAACATGGAAGGCTTTGCCGGAACGATTACAGACCTCGGCGGCCCCAGCGCGAACATGTACAACATGCGTGGCCGCGACCCGAGCCGTTGCCAAAAGTGCGCCCGTGCAAGCTGCCTCACGCCCAAGATTTGCGACAACATGGACACGCATCACGCCGAAATCTTGAGCCTTTATCGCGAAGTGCGCAACCACCCGAAAGTGAAACACTTATTCATCGGAAGTGGCGTCCGTTACGATATGCTCTTGCAGGAGACGGATGACGAAGAACTCCGCAAGGACCACGAAGAATACGCCCGCGAGCTCATCGACTACCATGTAAGCGGCCGTTTGAAGGTCGCTCCGGAACACACAAGCGATGCCGTTTTGAAATTGATGCGCAAGCCGAGCTTTACGCTGTTTCACAAGTTCAAGGAATTCTTTGACGACGAATGCAAACGCATCGGCAAAAAGCAGCAGTTGATTCCGTACTTTATCAGTAGCCATCCGGGATGCACCGAGGCTGACATGGCTGAACTCGCACTCGAAACAAAGCAATTGGGTTTCCAGTTGGAACAAGTGCAAGACTTTACACCAACGCCGATGACCATTGCGACCGAGATGTTCTACGCCGAAATGACGCCGGACGGAAAGCCGCTCTTTGTCGCGAAAACGCCCGAAGAAAAAGCAAACCAGAAGCAGTTCTTCTTCTGGTACATTCCGGCAAACCGCCCGCACTTGCGAGAAGTCTTGGAACGCCTCAAGATGGGTAAGGTCAGCCGCTTGCTGCTGAGCCGCACGGCAATGGCCGAGGGCAAGGAATACTTCCCGAGCAAGGAACGCGAAGAAAACGAAGACTTCCGCAATCGCGAAATGCAAAAGCGCGACGAACGCACGAATGCGTTGCGCCCCAAAAAAGAGAAGGTCAAGAATCGCTGGCGAGACGACGGGTACGAAAGTCGAGGATTTAACGAAGGCCGCGAGAATCGTGGGGAGTCGCAAAGGGAACCGCGCGAATCCCAGTTCCGCGAAGAGCGCTTTAGTGAAAGTCGCGGGAACCGTTTCGGCGAGAATCGCCGCGACTTCCATCGAGATGAACGTCGCGACTTTGACCGCCGAGGCAATGTATTTGATGAACGTCGCGGGAACCAACAGAATGCGCCGTTCCGCGAACACCGCAATATCGAAGACAAGAACCGCTTCAACAGCGGCGAGATAAACCTCGCCAGCCGCCGTTCACACGGTAAAGGCTTCAAGAAGCCATCGTTTAAGAAGTAG
- a CDS encoding DUF4423 domain-containing protein, with the protein MVTFSDIADYRDFLKEFYDRRKVEMPFYSYRMMGDKLGLDSSYLYRVLQKKQHLPAHALPAAKEILALSGREAEYFDLLYSAAVSKDKTKREELMAKALSLRDVERHSLQAAELKLLENWWIPAVRAYLELNGGVVNVKQIAKDICPPITEEQALEAIETLKSVGLVKKLASGKLALTEAHLTVGGPEKAKAVRNFQRQVLSLASDALENVPVNERNISTLTLSVDQSCFEDLGDMLREFRRLVQKRVDGAKNPDRVMQLSMAFYPVARKGGASENTIIVGEGAGDKK; encoded by the coding sequence ATGGTTACTTTTTCTGACATAGCGGATTACCGCGACTTCTTGAAGGAATTCTACGACAGGCGCAAGGTCGAGATGCCCTTCTACAGCTACCGCATGATGGGTGATAAGCTCGGGCTAGACTCCAGCTATCTCTATCGCGTATTGCAAAAGAAGCAGCACTTGCCTGCTCATGCATTACCTGCGGCAAAGGAAATCCTTGCGCTGAGTGGTCGCGAGGCCGAATACTTCGACCTCCTTTATTCTGCTGCTGTCAGCAAGGATAAGACTAAGCGCGAAGAACTCATGGCGAAGGCACTCTCGCTCCGCGACGTGGAACGCCATTCTTTGCAGGCTGCTGAACTTAAACTCCTCGAAAACTGGTGGATTCCTGCGGTACGCGCCTACCTGGAATTGAACGGTGGCGTTGTAAACGTCAAGCAGATTGCCAAAGACATCTGCCCGCCGATCACTGAGGAACAGGCTCTCGAAGCCATTGAAACTTTGAAGAGCGTCGGTCTCGTGAAGAAGCTTGCATCGGGCAAGCTCGCACTCACCGAAGCCCATTTGACAGTAGGGGGCCCCGAAAAGGCCAAGGCCGTGCGCAATTTCCAGCGCCAGGTGCTGAGCCTTGCGAGCGATGCGCTCGAAAACGTCCCCGTCAATGAACGTAACATTTCTACACTGACCCTTTCTGTAGACCAGTCCTGCTTCGAGGATTTGGGCGACATGTTGAGGGAATTCCGCCGTCTGGTCCAAAAAAGAGTGGACGGAGCCAAGAATCCTGATCGTGTTATGCAGCTTTCTATGGCATTTTACCCGGTTGCCCGTAAAGGAGGGGCGTCGGAAAATACTATAATAGTAGGGGAAGGTGCAGGAGATAAAAAATGA
- a CDS encoding PorV/PorQ family protein — protein MRKSLLSAILLAPAMALATGSAIITLQMPVGARQLGMGEVGAALADDATAMYYNPAGLAFGPLADEWRSSYSADAKKTPFFTHMASRSKNGFFDKSELWAGTTQGILKYDGEQWVNYYSVTLQGTAKIKDAVRTYVGTERGLDEYTRVVKAFNDVKNADDESHVVEVKMPWDLVVKDTISAILYESLTEKLWVGTPKGLYRFDGKGWKSFETELGERRVTALAKQGASLWIGTDNGLFVYRNGAFEQKGKVLPSQKINALVWSENRKELYVAVDGAGVARLTPKKSANDKDRWSLFNQEDGIMDLNPTALAVDSSGHVWATHKGGLSHFTLRKWEQVQFANNTVNDVSVDRKGAIWIATDLGVWRHMPDYATASGRKAELERSSKEDPTVTKRDDEWTHYHQGNGLSTNKVWAVLPEGNDVWFSTANGMEQYKDADYQLVAFYEKLLPVLNIPDLYHLYGGMTIPLNDWGTLGVSVNFVSFGSTVASGDLDADDLVAYNSSEIVGGVSYGTRFPNDWGLGLSIKFFYSDLSSGAAAGEEEATTFGYAFDIGVLKKNLFIPKLNFALVLANIGPSVYYVDKTIEDPIPLTWRLGLSYEILSMADYKWTVAFDYNREVVIDDDKGDPEPFYIACWKDLFDPDDDTNSFLQGVFNFGTEFIYSNTIALRLGYLYDRMGKRNEVDFGVGVMLSDVLQFDWATIKNVGRADGVRDGQMRFGLLFKF, from the coding sequence TTGCGTAAGTCATTATTATCTGCTATTCTTTTGGCACCTGCCATGGCGCTCGCCACAGGTTCGGCCATTATCACCCTCCAGATGCCCGTTGGCGCACGCCAGCTAGGTATGGGCGAAGTCGGTGCCGCACTTGCCGATGACGCAACCGCGATGTACTACAACCCGGCAGGCCTCGCTTTCGGACCGCTCGCCGACGAATGGCGCAGCTCCTACAGTGCAGACGCCAAAAAGACGCCGTTCTTCACGCACATGGCATCCCGCTCCAAGAACGGGTTCTTCGACAAGAGCGAACTCTGGGCAGGTACCACGCAGGGCATTCTCAAGTACGACGGCGAACAGTGGGTCAACTACTATTCCGTCACCTTGCAAGGCACCGCCAAGATTAAGGACGCAGTCCGCACCTACGTCGGTACGGAACGCGGCCTCGACGAATACACCCGAGTCGTGAAGGCTTTCAACGATGTGAAGAACGCCGACGACGAATCGCACGTGGTCGAAGTCAAGATGCCCTGGGACCTCGTCGTCAAGGACACCATCTCGGCCATCCTCTACGAAAGCCTCACCGAAAAGCTCTGGGTCGGTACCCCGAAGGGTCTCTACCGCTTTGACGGCAAGGGCTGGAAGTCCTTTGAAACGGAACTCGGCGAACGCCGCGTGACCGCACTTGCAAAACAAGGCGCCTCCCTCTGGATCGGTACGGACAACGGCCTCTTTGTCTACCGCAACGGCGCCTTCGAACAGAAGGGCAAGGTTCTCCCGAGCCAAAAGATTAACGCACTCGTCTGGTCCGAAAACCGCAAGGAACTTTACGTGGCAGTCGACGGTGCAGGTGTCGCACGCCTCACGCCGAAAAAGAGCGCCAACGACAAAGACCGCTGGAGCCTGTTCAACCAGGAAGACGGCATCATGGACTTGAACCCGACCGCACTTGCAGTCGATAGCTCGGGCCACGTCTGGGCAACGCACAAGGGCGGCCTCTCGCACTTCACACTCCGCAAGTGGGAACAGGTGCAGTTTGCGAACAATACCGTGAACGACGTTTCCGTGGACCGCAAGGGCGCCATCTGGATTGCAACCGACCTCGGCGTCTGGCGCCACATGCCGGACTACGCAACCGCTAGCGGACGTAAGGCCGAACTCGAACGCAGTTCCAAGGAAGACCCGACTGTAACCAAGCGCGATGACGAATGGACGCACTACCACCAGGGCAATGGCCTTTCGACCAACAAGGTCTGGGCTGTGCTCCCGGAAGGTAACGATGTGTGGTTCAGCACCGCGAACGGCATGGAGCAGTACAAGGACGCCGACTACCAGCTCGTCGCCTTCTATGAAAAGCTTTTGCCGGTTTTGAACATTCCGGACCTTTACCACCTCTATGGCGGCATGACCATTCCGCTGAACGACTGGGGAACGCTCGGCGTTTCCGTGAACTTCGTCTCGTTCGGTTCGACCGTCGCTTCTGGCGACCTCGATGCCGATGACCTCGTGGCCTACAACAGTTCCGAAATCGTCGGTGGCGTGAGCTACGGTACAAGATTCCCGAACGACTGGGGCCTCGGCCTTTCCATCAAGTTCTTCTACTCCGACCTGAGCTCCGGCGCTGCCGCAGGCGAAGAAGAAGCCACCACGTTCGGTTACGCATTCGATATCGGCGTGTTGAAGAAGAACCTCTTTATCCCGAAGCTCAACTTTGCCTTGGTCCTTGCCAACATCGGCCCGAGCGTGTACTACGTGGACAAGACCATCGAAGACCCGATTCCGCTTACTTGGCGCCTCGGACTTTCTTACGAAATTCTTAGCATGGCCGATTACAAGTGGACAGTCGCTTTTGACTACAACCGCGAAGTCGTGATTGACGATGACAAGGGCGACCCGGAACCGTTCTACATCGCCTGCTGGAAAGACCTCTTTGACCCAGATGACGATACGAATTCATTCCTCCAGGGCGTGTTCAACTTCGGTACGGAATTCATTTATTCCAACACGATTGCGCTCCGTTTAGGTTATCTGTACGATCGTATGGGCAAGCGTAATGAAGTCGACTTCGGCGTAGGCGTGATGCTTTCTGACGTGCTGCAGTTCGACTGGGCAACCATCAAGAACGTGGGCCGTGCAGACGGCGTACGCGATGGCCAGATGCGCTTCGGTTTGCTGTTTAAGTTCTAA
- a CDS encoding FKBP-type peptidyl-prolyl cis-trans isomerase — translation MSKLKFFIVLLACCTAWAVPFKVETLKEGAGDAIRAGQLIKVHYKGYLAVDSATVNKAATDTTVEAPYFANSYYSEQPLEFTVGVGQVIEGWDKGLVGMKIGEIRKLSVPSVMAYGDNSLEGIPPNSDLMFVVELVHAEKPLEADKFPADVDKLKWRDMGRGLKVYDEKAGSGKLNAAGNVIKVHYTGWLLSGRKFGSSKDLGKPLESIMGAGKMIKGWETGLEGMREGGVRWLRVSPAMGYGATAFSMIPPNSTLVFRVEMVSSDVDPELAKHMDFFPDTTLLKYENGPEGLRYAVVKQGEGEPARSGHRAIVHYTGWMVNGYKFDSSRDRGQPFAFELGAGNVIRGWELGVQGMLPGEKRILVVPPGLGYGSRGAGPIPGGATLIFAVEYLGEE, via the coding sequence ATGTCAAAATTAAAGTTTTTTATAGTGTTGCTTGCTTGTTGTACTGCCTGGGCTGTCCCGTTTAAGGTCGAAACGCTCAAGGAGGGCGCCGGGGATGCCATTCGTGCAGGTCAGTTGATTAAGGTCCATTATAAAGGTTACCTGGCTGTCGATAGCGCTACGGTGAACAAGGCCGCTACGGATACGACTGTTGAAGCTCCCTATTTTGCAAACTCTTATTACAGTGAACAGCCGCTCGAATTCACTGTGGGCGTGGGCCAGGTGATTGAAGGCTGGGACAAGGGCCTTGTGGGCATGAAGATTGGCGAAATCCGCAAGCTCTCGGTGCCGTCCGTGATGGCTTATGGCGACAACTCTCTCGAAGGCATTCCGCCTAATAGCGACTTGATGTTCGTTGTTGAACTTGTCCATGCCGAAAAGCCGCTCGAAGCAGACAAATTCCCTGCTGATGTAGATAAATTAAAATGGCGTGACATGGGCCGCGGGCTCAAGGTCTACGACGAAAAGGCGGGCTCTGGCAAGCTGAACGCTGCAGGCAACGTCATTAAGGTGCATTACACGGGCTGGCTCCTCTCTGGCCGCAAGTTCGGTAGCTCCAAGGATCTGGGCAAGCCGCTCGAATCGATTATGGGTGCAGGCAAGATGATCAAGGGTTGGGAAACGGGCCTTGAAGGAATGCGCGAAGGTGGCGTCCGTTGGTTGCGCGTGTCTCCGGCGATGGGCTATGGCGCTACGGCATTCTCGATGATTCCGCCGAACTCCACGCTCGTGTTCCGCGTCGAGATGGTCTCTAGCGATGTGGATCCGGAACTGGCAAAGCACATGGACTTCTTCCCGGACACAACGCTCCTCAAGTACGAAAACGGTCCTGAAGGACTCCGCTATGCTGTCGTGAAGCAGGGCGAAGGCGAACCGGCTCGTTCTGGCCACCGCGCAATCGTGCATTACACGGGCTGGATGGTGAACGGCTACAAGTTCGACAGCTCCCGCGACCGCGGACAGCCGTTTGCATTTGAACTTGGCGCGGGTAACGTGATCCGCGGCTGGGAGCTCGGCGTGCAGGGCATGCTCCCGGGCGAAAAGAGAATCCTCGTGGTGCCGCCTGGCCTTGGCTACGGTAGCCGCGGCGCAGGCCCGATTCCGGGTGGCGCAACGCTCATCTTCGCGGTGGAATACCTCGGGGAAGAATAA
- the rsmG gene encoding 16S rRNA (guanine(527)-N(7))-methyltransferase RsmG, whose amino-acid sequence MANSSWSKNSKPRSGASALGKDFIPHMKAPRTEFPLFNGKRVTPSLAGLDKLLHYYGVELQEPTLKQIWEFHQLLRANNDDQDLTRLNAFETMVERHYADCTLINAYVPKWPARMIDVGSGAGFPGIPLKIVNPSIRLTLCEPRPNRINFLNMVIEKMGLKGIDVFGHKVTSRSMTIPVDGVISRAFELMEKTLPRIANSLKVGGRVYFMKGPAVADELKTFYPEDFGYKFVGKHFYTIPNSTQDRALIILEREE is encoded by the coding sequence ATGGCAAATTCATCTTGGTCAAAGAATTCCAAACCTCGCAGTGGCGCGAGTGCGCTTGGCAAGGATTTTATCCCTCACATGAAGGCTCCGCGTACGGAGTTCCCGCTTTTTAACGGCAAGCGCGTGACGCCCTCTCTTGCAGGGCTCGACAAGCTGTTGCACTACTACGGTGTGGAACTTCAGGAGCCAACGCTCAAGCAGATTTGGGAATTCCACCAGTTGCTCCGTGCCAATAACGATGACCAGGATTTGACCCGCCTCAACGCTTTCGAGACGATGGTGGAACGCCATTATGCCGACTGCACGCTCATCAATGCTTACGTGCCTAAGTGGCCCGCCCGCATGATTGACGTTGGTAGCGGTGCCGGTTTCCCGGGAATCCCGCTCAAGATTGTGAACCCGTCGATTCGCCTTACGCTTTGCGAACCGCGCCCGAACCGCATCAACTTCCTCAACATGGTCATCGAAAAGATGGGCCTCAAGGGAATTGACGTGTTTGGTCATAAGGTCACGAGCCGCAGCATGACCATCCCGGTCGATGGCGTGATTAGCCGTGCTTTTGAACTCATGGAAAAGACGCTCCCGCGTATCGCAAATTCTTTGAAGGTCGGCGGCCGCGTGTACTTCATGAAGGGCCCTGCCGTAGCCGATGAACTCAAGACGTTCTATCCTGAAGATTTTGGCTACAAGTTTGTCGGGAAGCATTTCTATACCATCCCGAACAGCACCCAGGACCGCGCACTGATTATTCTCGAACGCGAAGAGTAG
- a CDS encoding epoxyqueuosine reductase QueH translates to METAAPKHNYQVDLDRIIRRLERTGEVPTLLLHACCAPCSSYTIEYLSQYFKITLFYYNPNIAPAEEYQHRVNEIKRFVAEFKTKYPVTLVEGEYDPKKFYDVARGLEKEPEGGKRCRKCFELRLAESARLAKELNCDYFTTTLTISPMKDAQVLNEVVQEQCDIYGIKRLPSDFKKKGGYKRSIQLSHEYNLYRQNFCGCVYSMREAEEREAKKERDI, encoded by the coding sequence ATGGAAACGGCTGCACCAAAACACAATTACCAGGTCGATTTGGACCGCATCATCCGCAGGCTTGAGCGCACGGGTGAAGTGCCGACGCTCTTGTTGCACGCGTGTTGTGCGCCGTGCAGTAGCTACACGATTGAATACCTTTCGCAGTACTTCAAGATTACGCTTTTCTATTACAATCCGAACATTGCCCCTGCCGAAGAATACCAGCATCGCGTGAACGAAATCAAGCGTTTCGTTGCCGAATTTAAGACAAAGTACCCAGTTACACTCGTCGAGGGCGAATACGACCCGAAAAAGTTTTACGATGTCGCCCGGGGTCTCGAAAAAGAACCCGAAGGGGGCAAGCGTTGCCGCAAATGCTTTGAGCTCCGCCTTGCCGAATCGGCGAGACTCGCCAAAGAACTGAACTGCGACTACTTCACGACAACGCTCACGATTAGCCCGATGAAGGATGCCCAGGTGCTCAACGAGGTGGTGCAGGAACAGTGCGACATCTACGGCATCAAGCGCCTTCCGAGCGATTTCAAGAAGAAGGGTGGCTACAAGCGCTCCATCCAGCTCTCGCACGAATACAACCTCTACCGCCAGAATTTCTGCGGGTGCGTCTACTCCATGCGCGAAGCGGAGGAACGCGAAGCGAAAAAAGAGCGTGACATTTAG
- a CDS encoding fibrobacter succinogenes major paralogous domain-containing protein, translating into MAVLGGIVTACSDGITEAHEENPSGKIEIILVNKSSSSEASSSSFFRTNKTDIFFSNKIEIKSSSSSEPSSSSKVEPSSSSKPAPKSSSSQPKSSSSEPPASSSSEESSSSETPKSSAALRFYDCTEHDCVTMDYLNPDISYGEFLDKRDDQVYRTLVISNHVWTAQNMNYEIESEENDEINSWCYDNEPENCKKFGRLYTWEAAKKVCPEGWHLPTEDEWQELIAEHSCDIVRKDGNPPVYRCAGTTLKAIDSWGNGLENTNEYGFSIVAAGIVNSGKFMNQGITGYLWTATAPYESESLATLVIFEYNEDYTRFVLTKPNSGLSVRCVKGAAE; encoded by the coding sequence ATGGCCGTCTTGGGGGGAATCGTCACTGCCTGTAGTGACGGTATTACCGAAGCGCACGAAGAAAATCCATCTGGCAAAATTGAAATCATATTGGTCAACAAGTCATCCTCTAGCGAAGCTTCGTCAAGTTCTTTTTTCCGAACCAACAAGACCGATATTTTCTTCTCTAACAAAATCGAAATCAAGAGTTCATCATCTAGCGAGCCTTCGTCATCGAGCAAAGTAGAACCCTCGAGCAGCTCAAAACCTGCGCCCAAATCATCCAGTTCGCAACCAAAGTCCTCAAGCTCGGAGCCGCCCGCCAGTTCGAGCAGTGAAGAAAGTTCCAGTTCCGAGACGCCAAAGTCCAGCGCAGCGCTCCGCTTTTACGATTGCACCGAGCACGACTGCGTCACCATGGACTACCTGAATCCAGACATTTCTTATGGCGAATTTTTAGACAAGCGCGATGACCAGGTTTACCGAACCCTCGTCATCAGTAACCATGTGTGGACTGCGCAAAACATGAACTATGAAATCGAGAGCGAAGAGAACGACGAAATAAACAGCTGGTGCTACGACAACGAACCTGAAAACTGCAAAAAATTTGGTAGGCTCTACACTTGGGAAGCGGCAAAAAAAGTTTGTCCTGAAGGTTGGCATTTACCCACCGAAGATGAATGGCAGGAACTCATCGCAGAGCACTCTTGCGATATTGTGAGAAAAGACGGAAATCCACCCGTATATCGTTGCGCAGGGACAACACTGAAAGCAATTGACAGCTGGGGAAACGGCCTCGAAAACACAAACGAATACGGATTTTCTATTGTTGCCGCAGGGATAGTAAACTCAGGGAAATTCATGAACCAGGGGATAACGGGCTACCTGTGGACCGCAACAGCACCATATGAATCTGAATCACTCGCAACCCTAGTCATATTTGAATATAACGAAGATTACACAAGATTCGTATTGACAAAACCAAACTCCGGGCTATCCGTCCGTTGCGTCAAAGGGGCCGCCGAGTAA